The following proteins are co-located in the Urocitellus parryii isolate mUroPar1 chromosome 15, mUroPar1.hap1, whole genome shotgun sequence genome:
- the Znf227 gene encoding zinc finger protein 227: MPIQESDLSQKEQEQMTKFQEAVTFKDVAVVFTTEELGLLDLTQRKLYQDVMVENFKNLVAVGYLPFKVDMVSQLEAEEKLWMLETETQRSSYFGNTRKNEMETLQKFALKYISHAELSCWQIWKQVASELTRCLQKKNFQLSQGNSIQVFESESIIKNHKGNGSRYVENEEFSTLRTQDSCQNAYLSKSQNLSRDKQIDVKSSLHLSEDLMRKSLISEHVKNETEQKPCKCDKCGRSDICGSNLQLPFQEKPHPCSECGMRVHYSPVLHLHQKVHTGEKCFSQNTYLQAHQRVHPGEKLGKGQESGDCFNKNPFYSHQSNPGEKSYRCDNCGKRFSSSTGLIIHYRTHTGEKPYKCEECGKSFSQSSNFQCHQRVHTEEKPYKCEECGKGFGWSVNLRVHQRVHRGEKPYKCEECGKGFTQAAHFHIHQRVHTGEKPYKCDVCGKGFSHNSPLICHRRVHTGEKPYKCEVCGKGFTRNTDLHIHFRVHTGEKPYKCKECGKGFSQASNLQVHQNVHTGEKRFKCEICGKGFSQSSKLQTHQRVHTGEKPYKCEVCGKDFSYSSNLKLHQVIHTGEKPYKCEECGKGFSWRSNLHAHQRVHSGEKPYKCEECDKSFSQAIDFRVHQRVHTGEKPYKCGICGKGFSQSSGLQSHQRVHTGEKPYKCDVCGKGFRYSSQFIYHQRGHTGEKPYRCEECGKGFGRSLNLRHHQRVHTGEKPHKCEECGKAFSLPSNLRVHLSVHTREKLFKCEECGKGFSQSARLQAHQRVHTGEKPYKCDVCGKDFSHRSRLTYHQKVHIGKKLKK, translated from the exons ATGCCTATTCAGGAATCTGACCTTTCCCAGAAGGAACAGGAACAAATGACCAAGTTTCAG GAGGCAGTGACATTCAAAGATGTGGCTGTGGTCTTCACCACAGAGGAGCTGGGGCTGCTGGACCTTACTCAGAGGAAGCTGTACCAAGATGTAATGGTGGAGAATTTCAAGAACCTGGTTGCAGTGG GGTACCTTCCCTTCAAAGTGGATATGGTGTCCCAGTTGGAAGCAGAAGAAAAGCTTTGGATGTTGGAGACAGAAACCCAGAGAAGTAGCTATTTTG GcaatacaagaaaaaatgagATGGAAACTCTTCAAAAATTTGCATTAAAATACATTTCACATGCAGAGCTATCCTGCTGGCAAATCTGGAAACAGGTTGCAAGTGAATTAACCAGATGTCTTCAGAAGAAGAATTTCCAGTTATCACAAGGTAATTCCATTCAGGTTTTTGAAAGTGAGAGCATTATAAAGAACCATAAAGGAAATGGTTCCAGGTATGTTGAAAATGAAGAGTTTTCAACTTTAAGAACCCAGGATTCTTGCCAGAATGCATATCTGAGCAAGTCACAGAATCTCAGTAGAGATAAGCAAATTGATGTGAAAAGCAGTCTGCATTTGAGTGAAGACTTGATGAGGAAATCACTAATCAGTGAACACGTTAAAAATGAGACAGAGCAAAAGCCCTGCAAATGCGACAAATGTGGCAGGAGCGATATCTGTGGCTCCAATCTGCAGTTACCCTTTCAAGAGAAACCACATCCATGTAGTGAGTGTGGAATGCGCGTCCATTATAGTCCAGTGCTTCACCTTCATCAGAAGGTTCACACAGGAGAGAAGTGCTTCAGTCAGAACACATACCTGCAAGCTCATCAGAGAGTTCACCCAGGAGAGAAACTGGGTAAGGGTCAGGAATCTGGTGATTGCTTCAATAAGAACCCTTTTTATTCTCACCAGTCTAACCCAGGAGAAAAGTCCTATAGATGTGACAATTGTGGCAAGAGATTCAGTAGCAGCACAGGTCTCATCATTCATTATAggactcacactggagagaaaccttacaaATGTGAGGAGTGTGGTAAAAGCTTTAGTCAAAGTTCCAATTTTCAGTGCCATCAGAGAGTTCACACTGAAGAAAAACCATACAAATGTGAAGAGTGTGGCAAGGGCTTTGGCTGGAGTGTTAATCTCCGTGTCCATCAGAGGGTCCACAGGGGTGAAAAGCCTTATAAATGTGAAGAGTGTGGGAAGGGATTCACTCAGGCTGCACATTTCCACATCCATCAGCGAGTCCACACTGGggagaaaccctacaaatgtgaTGTGTGTGGTAAGGGCTTCAGCCACAATTCACCACTGATATGCCATCGCAGAgtccacactggggagaagccataTAAATGTGAGGTGTGTGGGAAAGGTTTTACCCGAAATACAGATCTTCATATCCATTTCAGAgttcacacaggagagaaaccttatAAATGTAAGGAGTGTGGTAAGGGCTTCAGTCAGGCCTCAAATCTTCAAGTCCATCAGAAtgtccacactggagagaaacgaTTCAAGTGTGAAATATGTGGGAAGGGCTTCAGTCAGTCCTCAAAGCTGCAAACCCATCAGAGAGTCCACAcgggagagaaaccatacaaatgtgAAGTGTGTGGCAAGGACTTCAGTTACAGTTCAAATCTGAAACTTCACCAGGtaattcacactggagaaaaaccaTATAAATGTGAGGAGTGTGGGAAGGGCTTCAGCTGGAGGTCAAATCTTCATGCTCATCAGAGAGTCCActcaggagagaagccctacaaatgtgaggAGTGTGATAAGAGCTTCAGTCAGGCCATCGATTTTCGGGTCCATCAGAGagtccatactggagagaaaccatacaaatgtgGTATATGTGGTAAGGGCTTCAGTCAGTCCTCAGGCCTCCAGTCCCATCAGAGAGtccatactggggagaagccataTAAATGCGATGTGTGTGGAAAGGGCTTTAGATACAGTTCACAGTTTATATACCATCAGAGAGgacacactggagaaaaacctTACAGGTGTGAGGAGTGTGGGAAGGGCTTCGGTAGGAGCTTGAATCTTCGCCATCACCAGAGGGTCCACACAGGAGAAAAACCTCATAAGTGTGAGGAGTGTGGTAAAGCCTTTAGTCTTCCCTCGAATCTTCGAGTCCATCTGAGTGTTCACACCCGGGAGAAACTCTTTAAATGTGAGGAATGCGGGAAGGGCTTCAGTCAGAGTGCACGCCTTCAAGCCCACCAAAGAGTCCACACTGGAGAAAAACCTTACAAATGCGACGTTTGTGGCAAGGACTTCAGTCACCGGTCTCGTCTTACATACCACCAGAAAGTCCACATTGGCAAAAAactcaagaaatga